One window from the genome of Planktothrix serta PCC 8927 encodes:
- a CDS encoding plasmid replication protein, CyRepA1 family, with amino-acid sequence MDYLTEWTESGVDEELTQLNVIPLDGYRPLDYLLYADTLPRLNTGRISQPLLNRYQHLYEGGWWCSGIDILTGNPDLWGCFKPIKPRLSSDQRKCIKYEHPPHTPTGIFALRISRKIWERIAKKYNVKINPDDLQPHQPDLGFWRWVICHPELPLCITEGAKKAGALLTAGYIAIALPGIHSGYRVPRDQYGNRIAKPALIQQLQQFAFENRKIYMVFDQDTKPKTIKAVNSAIQQTGYLLTQAGCSVYIVNWNPQLGKGVDDLIAEQGQTVFDQAYQTAISLEMWKAFSYNRLTYPVNINLKSRYLSPINIPESAKLIAIKSPKGTGKTKVLETIVKEAIERGQWVLVIGHRVRLIEALCQRFGLQYMKSAIQHQNSALGYGLCIDSLHPNSRVKFEAQDWSNGLVILDEVEQVLWHGLNSETCQNHRVSILKSLKILMQNVLGGNGQVVISDADLSDTSIDYLTRLSGVSLQPFVIHNEWQPSRDEAETIYNYLGNTPDQLVKDLEQHIAEGGKPFVCLSAQKLASQWGTRTLETYLKTQFPERSILRIDSESLADPTHPAYGSITNFNQVLKFYDIVLVSPSIETGVSIEIKNHFTSVWGIFQGIQAENSVRQALGRIRDNIPRFIWIANRGFNQVGNGSTSMSSLLGSGQRLTRLNIRLLQQSDFAGLDDLEMGFQAESLVCWAKMAVRFNAGMDHYRETILAGLIAEGHQIIEIPETTKKPKNAIKSTQKFKPNNSERPSLNELILAVKDQNYQAECLAVINSQDLSECQYYYLQKQLAKTPEERRAIHKYELKLRYGVAVTSDLINKDDQGWYEQLRIHYFLTVGRPYLIGRDALMARRLMEQGQGNIFAPDFNRSQLGAIIGIMELLGIPALLKNPERDLKNTDMDLQTIAEIALQDRNAIKTIIGIGLAKNSSPITIVQRFLDKIGYRLTCVRVQSLGKKRVRVYQVVDPQDNREQIFHHWLKLEGQYPGKLEVISHENTPTPAPFLFTPDYIQLSLFKS; translated from the coding sequence ATGGACTATTTAACAGAGTGGACAGAAAGTGGTGTTGACGAAGAACTCACCCAACTTAACGTGATTCCTCTGGATGGGTATCGTCCGTTAGATTATCTTCTCTATGCTGATACCCTTCCGCGATTAAATACAGGTCGTATATCCCAACCTCTTCTTAACCGTTATCAGCATCTTTATGAAGGAGGTTGGTGGTGTTCTGGAATTGATATTTTGACCGGAAATCCTGATTTATGGGGATGTTTTAAGCCTATTAAACCTCGTTTAAGTTCAGATCAGCGTAAATGTATTAAATATGAACATCCTCCCCACACACCAACGGGGATTTTTGCCTTAAGAATTTCCCGAAAAATTTGGGAGAGAATTGCTAAAAAATATAACGTTAAAATCAATCCTGATGATCTCCAACCCCATCAACCTGATTTGGGTTTTTGGCGCTGGGTGATTTGTCATCCTGAACTACCTTTATGTATTACTGAAGGTGCTAAAAAAGCCGGAGCATTATTAACAGCAGGATATATTGCGATCGCACTTCCTGGAATTCATAGTGGGTATCGAGTTCCCCGTGATCAATATGGAAATAGAATCGCTAAACCTGCTTTAATTCAGCAGTTACAGCAGTTTGCGTTTGAAAATCGCAAAATTTATATGGTCTTTGATCAAGATACTAAGCCTAAAACAATTAAAGCCGTTAATTCAGCGATTCAGCAAACTGGATATTTATTAACACAGGCTGGATGTTCCGTTTATATTGTTAACTGGAATCCTCAGCTTGGAAAAGGGGTTGATGACTTAATTGCAGAACAAGGACAAACGGTATTTGATCAGGCTTATCAAACGGCGATCTCCTTAGAAATGTGGAAAGCATTTTCCTATAATCGCTTAACCTATCCTGTAAATATCAATCTCAAAAGTCGCTATTTATCCCCGATAAACATACCTGAATCTGCCAAATTAATCGCTATTAAATCTCCTAAAGGAACCGGAAAAACAAAAGTATTAGAAACCATAGTTAAAGAGGCAATTGAACGAGGACAATGGGTTTTAGTGATTGGTCATCGAGTTCGACTCATTGAAGCCTTATGTCAACGGTTTGGATTACAATACATGAAATCAGCAATTCAACACCAAAATTCTGCTTTAGGATATGGATTATGTATTGATTCATTACATCCAAATTCTAGGGTTAAATTTGAAGCCCAAGACTGGTCAAATGGACTTGTAATTTTAGATGAAGTCGAGCAAGTATTATGGCATGGATTAAACTCCGAAACCTGTCAAAACCATCGGGTTTCTATTCTTAAATCCTTAAAAATTTTAATGCAAAATGTTTTAGGTGGAAACGGTCAAGTTGTTATTTCTGATGCCGATTTAAGTGATACATCTATTGATTATTTAACCCGCTTATCTGGGGTTTCTCTCCAACCTTTTGTAATTCACAATGAATGGCAACCTTCACGCGATGAAGCTGAGACAATTTATAACTATTTAGGAAATACCCCTGACCAACTGGTGAAAGACTTAGAACAACATATTGCAGAAGGGGGGAAACCTTTTGTTTGTTTATCTGCCCAAAAATTAGCCAGTCAATGGGGAACTCGTACCCTAGAAACCTATTTAAAAACACAATTTCCAGAACGTTCAATTTTGAGAATTGATTCAGAATCCTTAGCTGATCCCACTCATCCCGCTTATGGTTCAATTACAAACTTTAATCAAGTGCTAAAATTCTATGATATTGTGTTAGTGTCTCCCTCGATTGAAACTGGGGTTAGTATTGAAATTAAAAATCATTTTACCTCAGTTTGGGGCATATTTCAAGGGATTCAAGCGGAAAATTCTGTCCGTCAAGCCTTGGGACGAATTCGAGATAATATTCCCCGATTTATTTGGATAGCAAACCGAGGATTTAATCAAGTCGGAAATGGGTCAACTTCTATGAGTTCTTTACTCGGTAGTGGACAACGATTAACTCGTTTAAATATTCGGCTATTGCAACAATCGGATTTTGCCGGATTAGATGATTTAGAAATGGGATTTCAAGCCGAATCTTTAGTCTGTTGGGCAAAAATGGCAGTCCGATTTAATGCCGGAATGGATCATTATCGGGAGACAATTTTAGCAGGATTAATAGCAGAAGGTCATCAGATTATTGAGATTCCTGAAACTACAAAAAAACCTAAAAATGCTATTAAATCAACCCAAAAATTTAAACCCAATAATTCCGAACGTCCCAGTCTAAATGAACTGATTTTAGCGGTAAAAGATCAGAATTATCAAGCGGAATGTTTAGCCGTGATTAATTCTCAAGACTTAAGCGAGTGCCAATATTATTATCTGCAAAAGCAATTAGCAAAAACCCCTGAAGAACGTCGTGCTATCCATAAATACGAGTTAAAATTACGCTATGGGGTTGCTGTCACTTCTGATTTAATTAATAAAGATGATCAAGGATGGTACGAACAACTCAGGATTCATTATTTCTTAACCGTTGGTCGGCCCTATTTAATAGGTCGAGATGCGTTAATGGCAAGACGGTTAATGGAACAAGGACAGGGTAATATTTTTGCCCCTGATTTTAACCGTTCTCAGTTGGGAGCAATTATTGGTATTATGGAATTATTAGGGATTCCCGCTTTACTGAAAAATCCAGAACGGGACTTAAAAAATACCGATATGGACTTACAAACCATTGCTGAAATTGCTCTACAAGATCGAAATGCTATCAAAACCATTATCGGAATAGGACTGGCTAAAAATTCTAGTCCGATTACAATTGTACAGCGTTTTTTAGATAAAATTGGCTATCGTTTAACCTGTGTCCGAGTGCAAAGTTTAGGAAAAAAACGAGTCCGAGTTTATCAGGTTGTTGATCCCCAAGATAACCGAGAACAAATCTTTCACCATTGGTTAAAATTAGAAGGTCAATATCCGGGTAAATTAGAGGTTATTTCTCATGAAAATACACCTACTCCCGCTCCTTTTCTATTCACGCCAGACTATATCCAACTCTCCCTATTCAAGTCTTAA
- a CDS encoding AAA family ATPase, with product MRLISIQLCNFRQFYGKTPEITLGYGERNTTVIHGNNGAGKTTLMNAFTWVLYEKFSAAFAISEHLVNKRALNESEPGKAIGCWVELIFEHDHKRYSVKRICRAYKNGSEIEHGRSELSMQVAGDDGRWGIPPHPPEEIINRILPLSLHQYFFFDGERIEQIVRDERKLEIADATKELLGVEVLNRAIKHLGEAKKSLETDLGMIGNPETKKYLQEKKKAEQEIERLLQRQTEITQELEHQKQVKSTLSERLMELSGAAELQQLRDELDRKKQLLREQLHQAHTAINRGISTKGYTVLISELTAEFRTLFSGMRERGELNTGITKQFVQNLLEQKHCICGSELIPGDRGCEQVEYWLNQAGTADIDETAIRLSTQVDELDRQAIEFWDEINRQQLNIQTYREELQRIENELDSITNKLRKFPDENIQELQKRLDEIELKINELNRETGSNQQQIENFKATVESLSRQVDKQQMNEIKQVLVQRRIAATQDAILRLTEVKDRLDQQFRCQLEKRVQKLFSQISFTPYLPKLTEKYELKLVETTAGEEAEVAASTGENQILSLSFIGGIIEGVREWSQKNTLMGPDSSTFPIVMDSPFGSLDEIYRRQIANIIPQLANQLIVLVTKTQWRGEVAEEMEKRIGREYVLSYNSPKNDCEEDWIELGGERYPLVHQSSNEFEYTEILEVEYDF from the coding sequence ATGAGATTAATTTCTATTCAACTCTGTAATTTTCGGCAATTTTATGGGAAAACTCCCGAAATTACTTTGGGTTATGGGGAAAGAAATACAACGGTTATTCATGGCAATAATGGGGCGGGAAAAACCACATTAATGAATGCCTTTACTTGGGTTTTGTATGAAAAATTTAGTGCCGCCTTTGCTATTTCTGAACATTTAGTTAATAAACGAGCTTTGAATGAATCGGAACCCGGAAAAGCAATAGGATGTTGGGTAGAATTAATCTTTGAACATGATCATAAACGATATTCAGTCAAACGGATTTGTCGAGCTTATAAAAATGGTAGTGAGATAGAACACGGTCGCAGTGAATTATCGATGCAAGTGGCGGGAGATGATGGACGCTGGGGAATTCCTCCTCACCCTCCTGAAGAAATTATTAATCGAATTTTACCCTTAAGTTTACATCAATATTTCTTTTTTGATGGAGAACGAATTGAGCAGATTGTTAGAGATGAACGCAAACTAGAAATTGCTGATGCGACAAAAGAGTTATTAGGGGTGGAAGTATTAAATCGAGCAATTAAACATTTAGGAGAAGCCAAAAAATCCTTAGAAACTGATTTAGGAATGATTGGAAATCCTGAAACTAAAAAGTATTTACAGGAGAAGAAAAAAGCGGAGCAGGAAATTGAACGTTTGTTGCAAAGACAGACAGAAATTACTCAAGAGTTAGAGCACCAAAAGCAGGTTAAATCAACCTTGAGTGAGAGATTGATGGAGTTAAGTGGTGCGGCGGAATTACAACAATTACGCGATGAATTAGACCGGAAAAAACAATTACTACGAGAACAACTCCATCAAGCTCATACTGCTATTAATCGAGGAATTTCAACAAAAGGCTATACTGTTTTAATCTCTGAATTAACGGCTGAATTCAGAACTTTATTTTCAGGAATGCGAGAACGGGGGGAGTTGAATACTGGAATTACAAAACAGTTTGTGCAAAATTTATTAGAACAAAAGCACTGTATTTGTGGGTCTGAATTAATCCCTGGAGATAGGGGATGTGAACAAGTAGAATATTGGTTAAATCAAGCGGGAACTGCTGATATTGATGAAACAGCAATTCGGTTAAGTACCCAAGTCGATGAATTAGATAGACAAGCGATTGAATTTTGGGACGAAATTAATCGCCAACAACTGAATATTCAAACTTATCGAGAAGAATTACAACGAATTGAAAATGAACTGGATAGTATTACGAATAAACTCAGAAAGTTTCCCGATGAGAATATTCAAGAATTACAAAAACGCTTAGATGAAATTGAACTCAAAATTAATGAATTGAATCGAGAAACGGGTTCAAATCAGCAACAAATTGAGAATTTTAAAGCAACGGTTGAGAGTTTGTCTCGACAAGTTGATAAGCAACAAATGAATGAAATAAAACAAGTTTTAGTGCAACGGAGAATTGCAGCAACTCAGGATGCAATATTGCGTTTAACGGAAGTAAAAGACCGTTTAGACCAACAGTTTCGCTGTCAATTAGAAAAGCGGGTTCAAAAGTTATTTAGTCAAATTTCCTTTACGCCTTACTTACCGAAATTAACCGAAAAATATGAATTAAAGTTAGTGGAAACGACCGCCGGAGAGGAGGCGGAAGTCGCCGCTTCAACAGGGGAAAATCAGATTTTAAGTTTATCGTTTATTGGGGGAATTATTGAGGGAGTAAGAGAATGGAGTCAAAAAAACACTTTAATGGGCCCTGATAGTAGTACCTTTCCGATTGTTATGGACTCACCTTTTGGAAGTTTAGATGAAATTTATCGGCGACAAATTGCGAATATTATTCCGCAATTAGCGAATCAATTAATTGTTTTAGTCACTAAAACTCAATGGCGGGGAGAAGTAGCAGAAGAGATGGAAAAACGCATCGGACGAGAGTATGTTTTATCCTACAATTCTCCAAAAAATGATTGTGAGGAAGATTGGATAGAATTAGGAGGAGAGCGTTATCCTTTAGTGCATCAAAGTTCAAATGAGTTTGAATATACGGAAATTTTAGAAGTGGAATATGATTTTTAA
- a CDS encoding DNA phosphorothioation system restriction enzyme, producing MTDNCIPQIPPSLHLRAYQQQAVNNWFANRGRGTLKMATGSGKTITALAIATELYQKIGLQALIIVCPYRHLVTQWAKEAEKFNFNPILAFESVQYWQRQLSNELYQLRAGYQPFLTIITTNSTLISEGFQSQIRYFPEKTLMVGDEAHNLGSPRLEESLPRNIGLRLALSATPERHFDDSGTDAILNYFGPVLQPELTLAEAIRQGALVRYLYYPILVELTEAESRAYHRLTTRIGWALMEDNKNWENNETITALLIQRSRLIASATNKLDALRQLMKTRLQTTHTLFYCGDGSVETLEDYSPRQLEATVELLGSELGYRVNTYTAETPLIEREKLRQQFEQGELQGLVAIRCLDEGVDIPAIQNAVILASSCNPRQFIQRRGRILRPHPGKERATLFDMIVLPPDLERNTLEVERNLLRKELKRFLEFANLADNAGEARLKLLQLQKRYGLLDL from the coding sequence ATGACTGATAACTGTATTCCTCAAATTCCACCTTCATTGCATCTACGAGCCTATCAACAGCAAGCAGTTAATAACTGGTTTGCGAATCGGGGGCGGGGAACGTTAAAAATGGCAACAGGAAGCGGTAAAACCATTACAGCTTTAGCGATCGCCACTGAATTATATCAGAAAATTGGTTTACAAGCGTTAATTATTGTTTGTCCCTATCGCCATTTAGTTACCCAATGGGCAAAAGAGGCGGAAAAATTTAATTTTAACCCGATTTTAGCCTTTGAAAGTGTGCAGTATTGGCAACGACAGTTATCTAATGAATTATATCAATTAAGAGCCGGATATCAACCGTTTTTAACAATTATTACCACTAATTCTACATTAATTTCAGAAGGATTTCAATCTCAAATCCGTTATTTTCCCGAAAAAACGTTAATGGTGGGAGATGAAGCCCATAATTTAGGGAGTCCTCGGTTAGAGGAAAGTTTACCTCGAAATATTGGCTTAAGATTAGCCCTTTCTGCGACTCCTGAACGGCATTTTGATGACAGTGGAACCGATGCGATTTTAAACTATTTTGGGCCTGTTTTACAACCGGAATTAACTCTAGCAGAAGCAATTCGTCAAGGCGCATTAGTTCGGTATTTATATTATCCGATTTTAGTCGAATTAACGGAAGCAGAAAGTCGAGCTTATCATCGATTAACTACTCGGATTGGTTGGGCGTTAATGGAAGATAATAAAAACTGGGAAAATAACGAAACCATTACAGCTTTATTAATTCAAAGATCTCGATTAATTGCATCAGCAACTAATAAATTAGATGCGTTACGCCAGTTAATGAAAACCCGGTTACAAACAACTCATACTTTATTTTATTGTGGGGATGGAAGTGTAGAAACCTTAGAGGATTATTCTCCTCGACAATTAGAAGCAACTGTTGAATTATTAGGGTCAGAATTAGGCTATCGGGTGAATACTTATACCGCAGAAACGCCGTTAATTGAACGGGAAAAATTACGTCAACAATTTGAACAAGGAGAATTACAAGGATTAGTTGCAATTCGCTGTTTAGATGAAGGCGTTGATATTCCAGCGATTCAAAATGCCGTAATTTTAGCCAGTAGTTGTAATCCTCGACAATTTATTCAACGACGGGGTAGAATTTTAAGACCCCATCCAGGGAAAGAACGAGCAACGTTATTTGATATGATTGTTTTACCTCCAGATTTAGAGCGAAATACCTTAGAAGTTGAACGCAATTTATTAAGAAAAGAGTTAAAACGGTTTTTAGAATTTGCCAATTTAGCCGATAATGCTGGGGAGGCGAGATTAAAATTACTTCAGTTACAAAAACGATATGGGTTATTAGATTTATAA